In Pagrus major chromosome 23, Pma_NU_1.0, the genomic window AAGCATGCCCACCCCAGACTCACGAACGCACACGCCTGATCCACGCTCATTCACTCCAGACTTTCGAACGCCCACGCCCGATGGGTATGTCACACCAAGACCGGACTCTGCTCTCTCCGTGGCCTCCGACGAGTATTATGAATGTAGCTGCTCTCCCCTCCAAGAGCCTGTTGTTGACCGAGCGGCTTCCCGCAACCACAGTGCGACAGAGGATCATGTTAGCCTCACGCACACAAATTCTCCTAGTGCTACAACCGTTGCTACTAGTCCCGTATGCATAAATCATAACACTCATGTTGCTACATTAGAATCTACAAACAGAAATAGCTCTAGCAGTGAATCACAGAGTTTGTCTGGGCCTGCTAGTGTCTCCTCTATGTCTTCTTTACTTGAGGAGAGAGTGAAAATGAGGAAGGAGGGAACgacaaatgaagaaaatgggAGAGAAGTAGATGCAAAGGGGAGcatggcagagaggaggacagaaggagattcccaggagacacagaggagaggcagagatgagGCTAAGAGACCAGCAGACCATTTTAAACAAGGCAAACACTTGACAGagacagtggaaaaaaacaaggaggCAGAACCCCAAGTCCTCAAGAGAAAGAAGGTGCCAAACCAAGTGAATCAAGGACAATCAAGCAATGAGGGAGCAGAGCGTAAGCGATTGTCTGCAGGTGACCTCACACCGAAGAGGAATTCCTCAGAGGGAAAGATGCCAGACAAAGAGAAGGCAGTGGACAGGGCGGCGTTAGGACCAAGCGGCGTGGCGAGGAAAGGCTCACCAAAGTCAAGCAGAGAGACCGAGGGACAGAAGGTATGAGCCGTGAGGCAGCAGCCCCTCTGCACATTTGTCAGTTTCTACATCTCTGCCTCCATTCTTCGCCTCCTCCCCTCATATCTTTGTCCCTCCTACATGAGATGCGAGCGGAGGAGGCAAAGGAGAAACACAAGGAGAGAGGAGTCGAAGCAACAGGCTCTTAACAAAATGAGGCATCCCATTCGTACGACACATCACATACTGCAaattgaaacaacagaaaaaattaGCGCGTAACATCTGTGAAGACGTTTTATCTGGTTGGCAGTGAAATTGTATTATGAAATGAagttttgaaaaaaggtttaaacACTCCTGAGTAGCAGAGAATGCTTCTCCATTCAGTGGTTAACCACAGTCCAACATACCAAACGATGTCACCAAACGAAAgttgtttgaaaaatgatggGTTCAAGCTTTctggtgcaaaatgtaagaaatccagttgtaaatttaaaaatgaattacattTCTAAATAGAGTGTGAATGATAGTTCTGCTGCTATGACAtctatgcattgtgttgcagagatatttaagTCAGTATGTTAGCCAGTGCTCAGAGTTCCCAGTCTGGAacgctagctgcatggctaactgagctaactagctaacgacAGCCAGCTAGCATGCAAGAGtgcagcatttcaacatttgtgggCTGCGACATTGGATAACGACACTGATACCAATCGTTTTGTTTGGTCAGTAATGTGCACATGGCTCCGGTGTAGACGGCGTGCTTCCTGGCTCTTTGTATCGTCTGTTGTCATCAAAAAACAAGTTGCCAAAAACTATAGTCTGATATGTCAAtccatttattttcacattacaCCAAAAAAGAACATCTCTCAAAATAAATACACCAACCGTCTCACGCACAAAAACCATAAACCATAGACTACCTTGGTTCCCACAGCGCCATCCTGGTCATTAAAATGGCTCCAACACCACTCAGTCTCGGTCTGTGGGTCTGTACACTGAATATGAGCTCGTCTGGGTCTATGAGGCAGACAGATATGTCTTGGTCAAGACCAGATGCCAGGCAGGTGGAAACTAATTTGGTGGAAGTAATTACTCTGACAAAGAAATAATCCAGAACATACCTTTTGTAAAACGTCGATTTTTACTTCAGTtctgtacagattaaacaaacacataacatgttaattagtgaatTCAGGAGGTTCTTGtcggcagattttgttacctttggacagagctggCTGTTCTCCCATGGTTCCAGCCTTTGGGCTGATCTAAATTAGCCATCTACATGAGTGGTATCGTCTTCTCATCTAACACTCTGGAGGATTTTGAATGAGGGTATTTCAAAAACTATCAAACTTGTGCTTTAATGGCCCTTCCTTCTGATTACTGTTCAATAAAATTACCTATGAAAGTTAGTCTGACTCATGTTGTATGAAATTTAAACAGAATTTTATCATTAGTATTTCATTAAGCCAAAGCAATATCAGTAGTAGGTTggtaataaaaaagaataaatgaatgatgTGGTGCAAAACTTCAGGTGTTAAAGTCATGAAGTCTCAGTGAGGTGTTACACTCATTAGCTCAGATCTGTTGGTTCTCATTCAGCTCCAAAGCTGGCTGCTTgaatattttgtcaaatatttaacaaagttagtgtgtttgtgttgaatatGCCTTTGTAAATGTAACTTaaagctctgtctgtctgtcttcttgtgtgtgtgtgtgtctacttcTGTTGAGTATGCACCAGCGGAGCGTCACTAAGTTGAAACACACGACACTTCATTATTGAACAAGGAGACTGAATGTGAATTAAAGTGACACACTTTTAATGAAGCACTGCGTGCGTTCACCCCGgctgaaatattaatgaatcGGTAAATGATTGATAGTTTCACTTTTATCGGCACGGTTTAATTCGCTCACCTTTGACCTGAGTCTACACTTTTCATCTAAGTATGGTCTGTTGAAGCCTGTGAGGTGTTGTTGGCATGTTTTAACTCAGTTCTGTCATGTAATATTAACAAGAGTGACAATAAAGTGGATCCATCCAATTCACATCCAAAAACCTCTCTTTTCCATTTGCAACAAAGCTTTTATGCCGCTTGGCTCTGCGTCTgtgagtgtgaaaatgtttcactgCATTGTAGATAAGTTGCCGGCACACTAATAGAATATAATATGAGACTTTGGTGTCTGCCgttttaaataaacaatgtgTAGTCAATTGTATCAATACTTCATTATACAATGTCCATTCTCGTCTCATTCCCTAGCGTTTGCATACTCCTCCCAGACCTTCACGAGGGCAGCAGCCAGGTAGCACAGGGTCCTCCCCTTCCCGACCATCCAGACCCGCTCGATCCCTCTCAAGCAACCCAGGGCTGGGGCCTCGTCCCTGGGTAGGCCGTCAGCCAAACCAGGCAGAGAGCCCGTCCAGGCCAACTCCTCCAGCGGTAGCGGGTGCTGTCGGTGCTTGGCGGAAGCAGGCCGAGGTCTCCCACAGCCAGCAGAGCCTCCTCACTCGGCAGTCTCTACCAACGCCGAGCAGGCAGAGAGCTGGAAAGTCTCCGAATCGACACTCTTACCCAAGACCACAGGCCTCGTTTCTCCACTCACACTCCCAGGCACTGCTTAATCCTCACTCCTCCCAGAACCAAACGGTCTCACCACAGGTGGAGCACTCCCCGGAAGAGGGAAAGGCTCCGTTTGGCTTCACTTTTAGCAGGCTGTACAGCCTAAAGGGCCTGAAGGACAAGGTGAGCAAGCTGCCAGCACAGCGAGGCAGCACCAGCTCTGCGGTGCAGTCACGTAAGAGCACAAGCTAGTCTGGCAAGTTGAAATAAAATACCAGTTTTCACAGCAAAGACTTGGTTCTGGACCACCTTTTCAACACCTTACAGACAGTTTTGGTGGATATCTAAACAGAGGACATGGTTTAAGTAGATTTCCACATGGCAGTTTTTAACCTGAGAGCATGTAATGATGCTCATAACTGGACCATACAGAGTGTGACTGGATAAgtgttctcctttttctcttgGCTTCTCATCCCCGGACACGAGTCTTCTTCATATCGCTGAATGTCGAGgtcttttcatgtttaaaaaccCTGCTGCCTGCTTTCATTCTTCAGGAGGTCACGACCTCGGATGCTACCGATGGTCTGGACATCTGGAGTCGAACAAtagctgctgcttttaaattattacatgGTGTAGTGCATGGTTTGGAACGGTTTTC contains:
- the LOC141019753 gene encoding uncharacterized protein; amino-acid sequence: MSPSSTSAIISQSVTSTSLSVNNPVSITTSMTTSAGTPSSSISPPPTSPTLTAPLPSSSPTPPVPKPRTIQLLIIDSSISSGQKLPELSVIRALETGTGPQAVCNEPAVEKKKGPDTVPELQKDSGSKTGAQKDAENAGNIIDARQHKQGGTAQDTKNNKAVGLHDDRAGMQSLAGTNLETQSDVLISGVPKADSVNIREIIPKDVEPETLTSIDCKLTPQKDCEEAAQAGAKDTKRALRGCEFAEVPNETSKTVTQRKTLRTSAPELQTMSYCGLTPENKGVLDILDSLKARNPQLSKGSAGDRTQTSPADTRHVEQGNPSLPNTAKHNPHSPSQELITKSRGSTQTPEKSLRLYHSDMHMPDLRSQTPERESSLLAALARTTTPDGFLPSMPTPDSRTHTPDPRSFTPDFRTPTPDGYVTPRPDSALSVASDEYYECSCSPLQEPVVDRAASRNHSATEDHVSLTHTNSPSATTVATSPVCINHNTHVATLESTNRNSSSSESQSLSGPASVSSMSSLLEERVKMRKEGTTNEENGREVDAKGSMAERRTEGDSQETQRRGRDEAKRPADHFKQGKHLTETVEKNKEAEPQVLKRKKVPNQVNQGQSSNEGAERKRLSAGDLTPKRNSSEGKMPDKEKAVDRAALGPSGVARKGSPKSSRETEGQKRLHTPPRPSRGQQPGSTGSSPSRPSRPARSLSSNPGLGPRPWVGRQPNQAESPSRPTPPAVAGAVGAWRKQAEVSHSQQSLLTRQSLPTPSRQRAGKSPNRHSYPRPQASFLHSHSQALLNPHSSQNQTVSPQVEHSPEEGKAPFGFTFSRLYSLKGLKDKVSKLPAQRGSTSSAVQSRKSTS